The Carassius carassius chromosome 16, fCarCar2.1, whole genome shotgun sequence genome window below encodes:
- the LOC132159997 gene encoding calpain-2 catalytic subunit-like, translating into MSNIAKVLSRRQDRREGLGTNEKVIPYNKQDYQTLKQECLAKKTLFCDPTFPAESDSLGYNELGPQSPKGTGVQWKRPKELCSNPQFIVDGATRTDICQGALGDCWLMAAIASLTMENEFLKRVVPHGQSFTENYAGIFHFQLWQCGEWVDVVIDDRLPTKNGRLLFVHSAEGSEFWSALLEKAYAKVNGSYEALIGGLTNEGFEDFTGGIAESYDLKKNSSHLFKLMQKALTQRSLMGCFITASSQDIESKTSLKLVKRHAYSVTGAKEVHSDGRLVQLVRIRNPWGQVEWTGPWSDNSKEWNSVQPEEKAKLVYSAEDGEFWMAFSDFIQQFSILEICNLTPDALSSDTASCWKYSQFEGDWRVGSTAGGCRNNPATFCSNPQFVFKLDEEDDDPYDGKDGCTVLVGLMQKDFRKVRRFGKTPNTIGFSIYKVPGQFRGRNNIHLSCDVLLPLQPIAGCKSFTSMREVSERFKLPTGEYVIIPSTFEPNRNGSFVLRVFTEKEVAASLMNSEINADVKKQYISESDLKPEFKEFFSQIAGNDSEVSVFELKQVLDVALSKRTDVKTDGFSMETCRHIISLLDKDGSGKLGLVEFHILWIKIQKYLEAFKKHDKDNSGTMSSYEMSDAVNEAGFQLNNEVLQVIISRYANQQYAVDFDSFVGCLIHLELLFKMFKTFNKKDTGKIELDILQWLCLTLS; encoded by the exons ATGTCTAATATTGCTAAAGTTCTTTCTAGGAGGCAGGATAGAAGAGAAGGACTGGGAACAAATGAGAAGGTGATTCCCTACAACAAGCAAGACTACCAGACCCTGAAGCAGGAGTGTCTGGCGAAAAAAACCCTGTTCTGTGACCCGACCTTCCCTGCTGAATCTGACTCCCTGGGATACAACGAACTCGGACCGCAGTCCCCTAAGGGCACAGGAGTGCAATGGAAGAGACCTAAG GAGCTATGCTCAAACCCTCAGTTCATTGTGGATGGAGCCACACGGACAGACATCTGCCAAGGAGCTTTGG GTGATTGTTGGTTGATGGCGGCTATTGCATCTTTGACTATGGAAAATGAGTTTCTGAAACGTGTAGTTCCACATGGACAGAGTTTTACAGAGAACTATGCCGGCATCTTTCACTTTCAG CTCTGGCAGTGTGGTGAATGGGTGGATGTTGTCATTGACGACCGGCTGCCCACCAAAAATGGGAGACTGCTGTTTGTTCATTCAGCCGAGGGCTCTGAGTTCTGGAGTGCCCTGTTGGAAAAGGCCTATGCAAA GGTAAATGGCTCATATGAAGCTCTGATAGGAGGCCTGACCAATGAGGGTTTTGAGGATTTCACTGGAGGCATCGCTGAAAGCTATGATctgaaaaaaaattcttcacACCTGTTTAAGCTCATGCAGAAAGCACTGACACAAAGATCACTAATGGGCTGCTTCATTACT gcCAGTTCGCAGGATATAGAGTCCAAAACGAGTCTGAAGCTGGTGAAGCGTCATGCCTACTCCGTCACAGGCGCAAAAGAG GTTCATTCCGACGGCCGTCTGGTTCAGCTGGTGCGTATCAGGAACCCGTGGGGTCAGGTGGAGTGGACAGGCCCTTGGAGTGACAA TTCCAAAGAGTGGAACAGTGTCCAACCGGAGGAGAAAGCTAAATTGGTTTATTCAGCTGAAGATGGGGAGTTCTG GATGGCGTTTTCAGACTTCATACAGCAGTTCTCCATTTTGGAGATCTGTAATCTGACTCCAGATGCTCTTTCAAGTGACACTGCAAGCTGCTGGAAatacagccagtttgaaggtgaCTGGAGGGTGGGATCCACTGCAGGGGGTTGCAGGAACAATCCAG CTACATTCTGCTCAAACCCTCAGTTTGTGTTCAAGCTggatgaagaagatgatgatcCTTATGATGGAAAAGATGGCTGCACAGTCCTAGTGGGTCTGATGCAGAAAGATTTTCGTAAAGTCAGGCGTTTTGGAAAAACCCCGAACACCATTGGCTTCAGTATCTATAAG gttCCAGGTCAG TTCAGGGGTCGCAATAACATTCATCTCAGCTGTGATGTACTGCTACCTCTGCAGCCCATTGCTGGGTGCAAAAGTTTCACCAGCATGCGAGAGGTGAGCGAGCGCTTCAAATTGCCTACAGGTGAATACGTCATCATCCCCTCCACCTTTGAGCCAAATCGCAATGGAAGCTTCGTACTGCGTGTGTTTACAGAGAAAGAGGTTGCTGCCAG CCTGATGAATTCAGAGATTAATGCAGATGTGAAAAAG CAATACATATCTGAGAGTGATTTGAAGCCAGAGTTCAAAGAATTTTTCAGTCAGATTGCCGGAAAC GACTCAGAGGTGTCTGTGTTTGAACTAAAGCAGGTCCTAGACGTTGCTTTGTCAAAAC GAACTGATGTGAAGACGGATGGATTTAGTATGGAAACCTGTCGCCACATTATCAGCCTGCTAGAT AAAGATGGCAGCGGCAAACTCGGCCTTGTGGAGTTTCACATACTGTGGATAAAGATCCAGAAAtatttg GAGGCTTTTAAGAAGCATGATAAAGACAACTCAGGCACTATGAGTTCCTATGAGATGAGCGATGCTGTGAACGAAGCAG GGTTCCAGTTGAACAATGAGGTACTTCAGGTGATAATCTCACGTTATGCCAATCAGCAGTACGCCGTTGATTTTGATTCCTTTGTTGGCTGTCTGATTCACCTGGAATTGCTCTTCA aaatgtttaaaacattcaaTAAGAAGGACACTGGGAAAATCGAGCTGGATATCCTGCAG TGGCTCTGCTTGACCCTCAGTTGA